A section of the Oncorhynchus tshawytscha isolate Ot180627B linkage group LG09, Otsh_v2.0, whole genome shotgun sequence genome encodes:
- the LOC112257559 gene encoding uncharacterized protein LOC112257559 isoform X1, protein MSGHVKNMYPQLSISQAARTLLSLLLVAAIDSMNAGIACRNQQCESHIQRSSKLTRLIHMESVDLLKIYKASQGDLSELFCQMPINIVPNPNISGLDPSERMLSIYSHCKAFLPHLKRVTEQQRDLQPPSSPLLNNLTTAQYRTSGLANQIKCIYQTLFPNLPIPLEPVDGPTSIHPSQNVFQQKVYGCVVLKNFKELLSQIRHELRTIKNQMCKSRTFAYTNALF, encoded by the exons ATGAGTGGTCATGTAAAGAATATGTATCCTCAGCTGTCCATATCACAAGCAGCAAGAA CATTGCTCTCCCTGTTACTGGTGGCTGCCATTGATTCAATGAATGCTGGAATAGCATGTAGAAACCAACAATGTGAGAGTCACATACAAAGAAGTTCCAAGCTAACCAGACTCATACATATGGAATCTGTGGACCTCTTAAAAATATAT AAGGCCAGTCAAGGAGACCTGTCAGAGCTGTTCTGCCAAATGCCAATCAACATTGTTCCTAACCCAAACATCTCTGGCCTGGACCCCTCAGAGCGGATGCTGAGCATCTACTCCCACTGTAAGGCTTTCCTACCACACCTGAAGAGAGTCACTGAGCAACAGAGGGACTTACAGCCACCCTCCAGCCCCCTACTAAACAACCTCACCACTGCCCAGTACCGCACTAGTGGTCTGGCCAACCAAATAAAGTGCATTTACCAAACCCTCTTTCCAAACCTGCCCATCCCACTTGAACCTGTAGACGGACCGACGTCAATACACCCCTCCCAAAACGTGTTCCAACAGAAGGTCTATGGTTGTGTGGTTCTGAAGAATTTCAAGGAGCTCCTGTCACAGATCAGACATGAACTAAGGACCATAAAGAACCAAATGTGCAAAAGTAGGACATTTGCATACACAAATGCACTGTTCTGA
- the LOC112257559 gene encoding uncharacterized protein LOC112257559 isoform X2 — MSGHVKNMYPQLSISQAARTLLSLLLVAAIDSMNAGIACRNQQCESHIQRSSKLTRLIHMESVDLLKIYASQGDLSELFCQMPINIVPNPNISGLDPSERMLSIYSHCKAFLPHLKRVTEQQRDLQPPSSPLLNNLTTAQYRTSGLANQIKCIYQTLFPNLPIPLEPVDGPTSIHPSQNVFQQKVYGCVVLKNFKELLSQIRHELRTIKNQMCKSRTFAYTNALF; from the exons ATGAGTGGTCATGTAAAGAATATGTATCCTCAGCTGTCCATATCACAAGCAGCAAGAA CATTGCTCTCCCTGTTACTGGTGGCTGCCATTGATTCAATGAATGCTGGAATAGCATGTAGAAACCAACAATGTGAGAGTCACATACAAAGAAGTTCCAAGCTAACCAGACTCATACATATGGAATCTGTGGACCTCTTAAAAATATAT GCCAGTCAAGGAGACCTGTCAGAGCTGTTCTGCCAAATGCCAATCAACATTGTTCCTAACCCAAACATCTCTGGCCTGGACCCCTCAGAGCGGATGCTGAGCATCTACTCCCACTGTAAGGCTTTCCTACCACACCTGAAGAGAGTCACTGAGCAACAGAGGGACTTACAGCCACCCTCCAGCCCCCTACTAAACAACCTCACCACTGCCCAGTACCGCACTAGTGGTCTGGCCAACCAAATAAAGTGCATTTACCAAACCCTCTTTCCAAACCTGCCCATCCCACTTGAACCTGTAGACGGACCGACGTCAATACACCCCTCCCAAAACGTGTTCCAACAGAAGGTCTATGGTTGTGTGGTTCTGAAGAATTTCAAGGAGCTCCTGTCACAGATCAGACATGAACTAAGGACCATAAAGAACCAAATGTGCAAAAGTAGGACATTTGCATACACAAATGCACTGTTCTGA
- the LOC112257558 gene encoding serine/threonine-protein kinase TAO3 yields MSGYKRMRRQHQKQLIALENRLKAEMDELRLRLQKEVETHANNTYIELERLAKRHAVHTDKELKAATAEEKRIQQQIIAQQKKELTTFLDNQKREYRLCKEKIKEEMNEDPSTPKEEKQERLSRHKETVQRSQADDEAHLLDQQRLVYDRSCRAMKRRTLVRRHEFEHEQMREELNKKKTQKEMEQALMIRQDESTQELERRQLQTLQRLRVELIRLQHQTELENQEEYNGRRQRELHRKHALEQRQQPRNLKMLEMQIKKQFQDTCKVQNKQYKSLRNHQLEVSPKSEHKAILKSLKEEQTRKLAVLAEQYEQSINEMMASQAMRLEEEQQGECQALKQQLQQEMELLDAYQNKTKAQTEAQHERELQKLEQEVSLRRAHLEQKIEEELASLQKERTERIKHLFERQEREMDAFDAESAKLGFGSLGSLDFPKEDDR; encoded by the exons ATGTCTGGTTATAAGCGCATGCGGCGGCAGCACCAGAAGCAGCTGATCGCCCTGGAGAACAGGCTGAAGGCGGAGATGGATGAGCTTAGGCTCCGGTTGCAGAAAGAAGTGGAGACCCACGCCAACAACACTTACATAGAACTCGAGAGACTGGCCAAACGGCACGCCGTTCACACAGACAAAGAG TTAAAGGCAGCTacagcagaggagaagaggatccAGCAACAGATCATTGCCCAGCAAAAGAAGGAGCTGACCACCTTCTTAGACAACCAGAAGAGAGAGTACAGGCTCTGTAAAGAGAAGATCAAAGAG GAGATGAATGAGGACCCCAGTACACCCAAGGAGGAGAAGCAGGAGCGTCTGTCCAGGCACAAGGAGACGGTGCAGCGCTCACAGGCTGATGATGAGGCCCATCTCCTTGACCAGCAGAGGCTGGTCTATGACAGGAGTTGCCGGGCCATGAAACGCAGGACACTGGTCAGGAGGCACGAATTTGAACACGAGCAAATGAGAGAG GAGCTGAATAAGAAGAAGACCCAGAAGGAGATGGAGCAGGCCCTGATGATCCGACAGGACGAGTCCACTCAGGAGCTGGAGCGCAGGCAGCTGCAGACACTGCAGAGGCTCCGTGTTGAGCTGATCCGCCTGCAGCACCAGACCGAGTTGGAGAACCAGGAGGAGTACAACGGCCGGCGGCAGAGAGAGCTGCACAGGAAGCACGCCCTAGAGCAGAGACAGCAGCCCCGGAACCTCAAG ATGTTGGAGATGCAGATCAAGAAACAGTTCCAGGACACGTGTAAGGTGCAGAACAAGCAGTACAAATCCCTGAGGAACCATCAGCTTGAGGTCTCTCCTAAGAGTGAGCACAAAGCCATCCTAAAGTCACTGAAGGAGGAGCAGACACGCAAGCTCGCCGTGCTGGCCGAGCAGTACGAGCAGAGCATCAACGAGATGATGGCCTCACAAGCG ATGCGTCTGGAGGAGGAGCAGCAAGGAGAGTGCCAGGCATTgaagcagcagctgcagcaggagATGGAGCTCCTGGATGCCTACCAGAACAAGACCAAGGCCCAGACAGAAGCCCAACACGAGCGGGAGCTGCAGAAGCTGGAGCAGGAAGTCTCCTTACGCAGGGCCCACCTGGAACAAAAG ATTGAAGAGGAGCTGGCCTCACTTCAGAAGGAACGCACTGAAAGGATCAAGCACCTGTTTGAACggcaagagagggagatggacgcTTTTGATGCAGAGAGCGCTAAGCTGGGGTTTGGGAGCTTAGGATCACTGGACTTCCCCAAGGAGGACGACAGATGa